In Pseudomonadota bacterium, the sequence GCTCGTCTCTACCCTTGGTGGTCCGCCAGAAAAACGCCATCAGCAGCGCGCCGAATCCTCCGCTTGAGCTGTAAACGTTTACACCCAATCTTCGGAAATGGCAGCATTCGCCGCGCAGCTAACCCAACGAGAGGATTCCACCGAGATGCATCAGCTAGATCAGCTCCGCCAGATGACGTGCGTCGTGGCCGACACGGGAGACATCGAGGCGATCGAGCAGCATCGCCCCGTCGATGCGACCACCAATCCGTCCCTGCTCCTGAAGGCTGCGCAGATGCCCCGCTACGACGCGATCGTCGCGGCGTCAGCCCAGCGATCGGAGCATCTCCAAGACCTCTGCGACCGCGTGGCCGTGGCCTTCGGTACGCAGATCCTCGGGGTGATTCCCGGTCGCGTATCGACCGAGGTCGACGCTCGCCTGTCGTTCGACGCGCAAGCAATGGTGGAGAAGTCGAGGCACCTGATAGGGCTGTACGCCGAGGCCGGCATCGACCGCAAGCGCGTGCTGATCAAGCTCGCCGCCACCTGGGAGGGCATCCAAGCCGCCGCGACGCTGCAGCGCGAGGGCATCGACTGCAACCTGACGCTACTGTTCAGTGAAGTGCAGGCCCTCGCCGCCGGCCAGGCCAAGGCCTACCTGATCTCCCCCTTCGTTGGACGAATTCTCGACTGGCACCAACAGCGGGATCCAGACTCCCCTGTGCCCATAGAAAGAGACCCAGGCGTTCACTCCGTCCGCAACATCTACCGGCTCTACAAGACCAGAGGAATCGACACCATCGTCATGGGAGCGAGCTTCCGGAGCCTGGACCAGGTGCGGGCCCTCGCGGGCTGCGACCGGCTCACCATCTCCCCCCAGCTGCTCAGCGCCCTGGCCGACGAGGCAGATCCTCTTCCGCGCCGCCTGCATCCGGATACGGACGAAGCCGGCTCGTGCTCCGCGATCGACTGCAAGGGCGAGGCTGACTTTCGCTTCCAGCTCAATAGCAATGCGATGGCCACGGAAAAGCTCGCCGAGGGCATTCGGGGCTTCGTGGCCGATCAGATCGCGCTCGAAAGCTTGCTCGCGGCACGCTTCGGGATAACTCCCTAGGAGCCTCTGGCGGTGGGCCCGGGCGTTGTGTGACCCAGCTCACGCGCACACTGCGAACCTGTCCGCACATCTAGACACCCGGCCCCCGCGAGCGCCCATCACACGATACCGTTAGCGCACCAAAAAAAATTTTGACAGGTGTACTAATGCACGACTCGCTTCGAGGCAGTCCAGCGCAAGGACTCGGCGGCGCCACAGCAGCATTCTTCCTGGGGCTGGCGGCGGTCGCCCTCTATGGCCCCACCGCGGTGGAACTGCGCGAGAGCATGGGGCTCACCGCGTTCTACATGGGATTGCTGGTCGGCGCACCGCAGCTCACCGGTTCCCTCCTACGCATTCCCTTTGGTGCCTGGGCCGATGAGATCGGCGGCCGCCTGCCGATCATGATTCTGCTGGGCCTGTCGGTGGCGGGTCTCGTGGGCTTCACGAGCGTGATGTTCCTGTACTACCCGGATGGCCTCACTGCCGACCTGTTCCCCATCGTGATCCTGTGCGGCCTGCTGTCGGGGTGCGGGATCGCCACCTTCTCCGTGGGCGTGCCGCAGGCTTCCTATTGGTACCGCCAGCGCGAGCAGGGCAAGGCCCTCGGCATCTACGGCGGTCTTGGCAACACGGCCCCCGGCATCTTCACCTTGCTCCTGCCCTTCGCCCTCGCCATCTTCGGTCTCGCCGGCTCCTACGCGGCCTGGACCGTCTTCCTCATCGTCGGCCTCATCGCCTACGCGGTGATCGGTAAGGACGCCTACTACTTCCAGCTGCGACGCCAGGGCGTCGCCCATGAGCAAGCCGAGCAGGTGGCACGCGAGGCGGGCCAGGAACTGTTCCCGTCGGGCAACGCCAAGACGGCGCTGGCGATCTCCGCCAAGAACTCGAACACCTGGGCGCTGGTGTTTCTCTACTTCACCTCCTTCGGCGGATTCCTCGCCCTCACGGCCTGGTTCCCCAGCTACTGGCGTGAGTACCAGGGCTTCGACATTCGCTGGGCTGCCGTGCTCGGCGGTGTGGGCTTCTCGCTCCTCGCCTCCTTCGTACGCATCTACGGTGGCATCATCGCCGACAAGTTCGGCGGCGAGCGCATCGCTATGCTCGGCTTCGCTCTCGTGCTCGCTGGCGCCCTCTGCCTGTGCTTCACCAGCGTCTTCGCCATCGCCCTCGCCGGCGAACTGCTGATCGGCATCGGCATGGGCATCGCCAACGCCGCCG encodes:
- a CDS encoding MFS transporter gives rise to the protein MHDSLRGSPAQGLGGATAAFFLGLAAVALYGPTAVELRESMGLTAFYMGLLVGAPQLTGSLLRIPFGAWADEIGGRLPIMILLGLSVAGLVGFTSVMFLYYPDGLTADLFPIVILCGLLSGCGIATFSVGVPQASYWYRQREQGKALGIYGGLGNTAPGIFTLLLPFALAIFGLAGSYAAWTVFLIVGLIAYAVIGKDAYYFQLRRQGVAHEQAEQVAREAGQELFPSGNAKTALAISAKNSNTWALVFLYFTSFGGFLALTAWFPSYWREYQGFDIRWAAVLGGVGFSLLASFVRIYGGIIADKFGGERIAMLGFALVLAGALCLCFTSVFAIALAGELLIGIGMGIANAAVFKLVARYVPDAVGGAAGWVGGLGAFGGFLMPPILGLFVDALGPSGYAQGFVIYVVAALMCIAVTRRLMNRASTEAEGTGDELVAKPA
- the tal gene encoding transaldolase; protein product: MHQLDQLRQMTCVVADTGDIEAIEQHRPVDATTNPSLLLKAAQMPRYDAIVAASAQRSEHLQDLCDRVAVAFGTQILGVIPGRVSTEVDARLSFDAQAMVEKSRHLIGLYAEAGIDRKRVLIKLAATWEGIQAAATLQREGIDCNLTLLFSEVQALAAGQAKAYLISPFVGRILDWHQQRDPDSPVPIERDPGVHSVRNIYRLYKTRGIDTIVMGASFRSLDQVRALAGCDRLTISPQLLSALADEADPLPRRLHPDTDEAGSCSAIDCKGEADFRFQLNSNAMATEKLAEGIRGFVADQIALESLLAARFGITP